The Mycobacterium avium subsp. avium genomic sequence CGGGGTCGACGGTGGCGAACAACAGGGGGCGGTAACACGTCGCCAGCACGGCGATCACCAGCAGGCACACCAGCGCCAGCATGGTCAGCCCGGTGTAGCCGACCCCGACGATCTGGCCGGTCAGCAACGCGAAACTGGTCGCGGTGCGACCCGGGTAGAGGTGGATGAACAGCACCGCCAGCCCCAACCCGAACGCCAGCACCACGCCGATCACCGAGTCGCGTTCCCGGGCGCGCCGGCCCAGCACCCCGAACAGCGCGGCCGCCAGCGCGCTGCCGATCAGCGCGCCCACCCCGACGCCGATCCCGACCAGCAGCGCGAATGCGGCCCCGGTCAGCGACAATTCGCTGGAGCCGTGCACCGCGAACGACATCTGCCGCATCACGATGAACGGCCCGATCAGCCCGGCCACCAAACCCAGCAGGGCCGCCGCGACCAGCGCCTGCTGCACGAAGTCGTGGCCCAGCAGGTGCACCGTGATGTCCAAGGAGAACAGGTGGTCGGCCATGTCGGCGAGGCGATGCTCCATCAGCCGTGCCCGTCGGTGTGCTCGCCGGCCACCACGTAGCCGCCCTTGACCTTCACCACCTGGATGTCGGCCCGGTACAGCGCCGAGAGCGTCTCGCTGTTCATCACCTGCTCGACGGTGCCGATCCGGAATCGGCCGTCGACCAGATACAGCACCCGGTCCACGTACGGCAGGATCGGGTTGATCTCGTGGGTGACGACGATGACCGTGGTCGCGGCGTCCCGACGGCGCCGCTCCAGCAGCGCCGACACCAGCTTGGCGTTGGCGGGGTCCAGGGTCAGCAGCGGCTCGTCGCACAGCAGCAGCAGCGGGTCGCTGACCAGGGCCTGAGCGACGCGCATCCGCTGCAGCTCGCCGCCCGACATCACTCCGACCCGCACGTCCGCCAGGTG encodes the following:
- a CDS encoding metal ABC transporter permease yields the protein MEHRLADMADHLFSLDITVHLLGHDFVQQALVAAALLGLVAGLIGPFIVMRQMSFAVHGSSELSLTGAAFALLVGIGVGVGALIGSALAAALFGVLGRRARERDSVIGVVLAFGLGLAVLFIHLYPGRTATSFALLTGQIVGVGYTGLTMLALVCLLVIAVLATCYRPLLFATVDPDVAAARGVPVHALGIVFAALVGVVAAQAVQIVGALLVMSLLITPAAAAARVVSSPGAAMLASVAFAEVSALGGIVLSLAPGVPVSVFVATISFLIYLACWLIGRRREAAT